The Cervus elaphus chromosome 12, mCerEla1.1, whole genome shotgun sequence DNA window TGTGCAACATCCAACTTGAAAACTACAAAGAATTCCTTTATCAAAAAAGTTAGTTGTGAGACAGGATTTACACTAAACTCTGAACTTGATAGCCTAGTCAAAAACAATTTTGTTTGAAACTTTCATTTCAAGCATCTGCCACAAAAGGCTACAGAGTCTATTATGTCATAAGTTTTGAAAGCCAAAAACTTTATAAGTGTAGTTAAAAGTGGAAGCAAAGTTCAGAATCTCAAAAAGCTCTACActtccccacctccccttccAATTTAGCTAGTCCATTTGAATGAGTTTTTAAAGAACTTGTAGCTAAAACTTAGTACCTAGCACATGGACATTTCCCTTTCAGAAGCAACAGTTTTTATCCTGGCCCATTAGGTTTTCCGGTAGAGCCAGGAGCATCTTAATTCTCAAGTTCAAATTATGTATTTGAGGCTAGTAGCTTACCCACCCCCGTTGCCCCCCAAAAAGGAGGGGGGTAGAAGCAGAGAAAGATTTCCTGTCCCTTAGAGTGTTTGGGGCCCTGCAAGAACTGCTGATTACTGTGGTCCATCAGTGTCAGCTCTCAGGCACTCTTACAAGCAATTCAAAGTGGGGgcttggtggggtggggagaattaGTTCATATTACAGACAGTCTGCTTTCTGGAAAAGATATCCCGCAGATAACTGGATAGCAGATATTCCCTGGGGGACCCTTCTCATCTAATAATCCCAGAAGTccattttaatatgaaatataaatcCAATATATTTACAAACATACTGAAAGAGCATTCAAATGTCAGCTGTCTCATATTGtggagtattttcatttttaacataataCTTCTATTTCTCAAAACCACACCCAAGGAAAAATGATTAAGtgctagaagttttttttttttactacaaagGACAACAGCACAAGCATCTGTTTTCCTGCCTCTCTCTTCtgttcttctcccctcccccaccttctacCCGGCAGGCGGTCTGTAGGTTTTGGTGCCTGTTAAAATTACTTTCTACAATAGTTTCATAATGCTGTAGATTCTGAAAAACTTCTGATCCTCTAACAGTGCTGAGCCTAAACTTATGCTCTGTTCTAAGAAGAGAAATCCAAAAGTCAAAAGCCTTTTTAATGACAGATGTATTACGGAAAATTTTCCCCACAAAGTTTTGATGCTGTGAAATATCAACTCCCTGAAATCACAGAAAGGAAATGACTTACATTCTTGGAAAATGAAGCCACTAGCAGCTTTCTCCAATAGAATTCTCTAATCCCTAAACTACACCCTGTGGCAACGGGGGAGTATTTCGTGCAAGGACTAAATTTATATAGATGCTTATAAAAACCAATAAACAAACATTGCCAGGTCCCAGAGAAAAAGAGGCGGAATCTACATGAGAAATCCAGCAAGAGATACTTTTTCTGAACACTCAAAAAGGTTAGAGCGCACAAACTTGAAGTTAGAAGCAACCTGAGAACGCTTGCTTAAGTTTTTCTTCCCTGCTGTGGGCAATGCACAACTCCTGAGGGAAATACTGGCAAAACAGATTTTTGCTAGAATTCCAAACGAAAAGGATGTCAAGGAGCTAATATTTCTTTGGGCACTAACTAAACAACTGCACGGCCTGAAAATTCGCCAACTTTCACCTCAACTTTAAAATGTGCTTATTTTGACagctttccatttcttcctgccttcaagaaAACGCCCTCACCATTAGATTATGCTGTCCCGGGACTAGAGGGTTGCTGTAATTCCCGTGGACCTCACTCGGGTGGCCCCCAGCTGTCCATCCCTGACAGCTCCTGGCTCTCCTCGGGCACAAGCTGGGGGTCTCCTCGGCCCGGAGCCGGGCCTGCGCGTCGCTAGCTCCTCCAGGAACCCAAATACTGCAGGCCGCGCCCCCCACTCTCATCCCACCGAGGCCCCCTTCCGGCGTCGCCGAGCGCGAGCTCAGTCTCCGgctccccagaccagggacttACGGGGACGGTGGGACAGACGCCGCGCTCAGATCCCCTCACGCAGCCGGGCTGCCCGGGCCGGCGCGCGCACAACAGGCGGCACCCAGGAATTCGGGGCTCAAGAGCTGGCCCAGCCGCCCGGACACAGCAACGGGGCGTGACGGGCAGGCGTCCCCAGCCCGACCACCCGGGAGCCGAGCGCGAGCACCGATCCCGGGGTCGCAGCCCGCAGTCCCGATCGGCCTCCCGCCTCGCCGCAGAGGCTGCCCGAGGCTCTGCGCCTTCTTCGCTGCCCGGTTCGGCTGCCCCGGGGCCCCGTCCTCCCTTCCCGGCGTGGGCGAGCTCCGACTCGCCGAGAAGCGACCTTCCTTCCAGTCCAGTGCCCGACGCCCAGAGCtgagagagggaggagaaggagaagaaagacgCGGAGAAGGGGACACCTCCTGGGCTGGGGCTCGCGACTTCCAGAAGCCCTCCCGAGGTCCCGTCCAGCCTCCGCCGCCGCCCGGCCGGCAGGGGGCAGAATGAGCGGCCGGGGCGCGGTGGCCGTCTTGGAGGTCGGCCAGGGGAGTTCCCGGGTACCCGGCTCCTGCTCTTACCTCGGAGAAGGTCCGCAGCACCGGGCGTCAGACTACTCCCAGCTCTCCTTGCCTTCCTGTCGGCGCCGCGCCTGCCCCACTCTCTCAGCCCCTTGCCCCGGGCAGCCAGACGAGCGCTCCAcgtccgccccgcccccgcctcccgccccgccccctgagGCTCCGCCTCCAGCCCGCCCCGAGGTGGCGGGGGCAGTGGCAAAGCCGCAGCAGCAGAGCGTGGAGCTCGCAACCGCACGTGGAGCGCCTGCAGGCCCCGCCCCGGGCCCAACCAAGCGTCCCGCGGAGGGGTGCCGCGAGTCAGAGGCGGGAGAAAGCCGAGCTCGCCACGCCTCCggggtcctggggagggaggcgaGCCGCAGATGGATGCTATGTTAGGACCGCAGCCATCTAGGCTCTCCCCAGCAAAACGGAGACGGAGGCGCGAGGGGACACTGTCAGCTCCCCCCAGTTCTCGCCTAATGGCCCCCTCTGACACCGGCCTTCGCTCCCGGGTATCTCTGCCTCCTGAGCTCAGTCCGGCTGGCTGGGGGCGGCAGTTTGGCCTGAGCTTCGTTTTAGCAATTCGGAACGACGGAGGGGAGGCCACTGGGCGAGGAGGCGGTCCCAGCGGAGGCGGCTTAGCGATTACTTCCTCCAGTCCTCCCGTCCCGCACCCACCTGCCCATCCACCCCTCAGGACGCCGGTCTTTCGCCGGTTTTATGCTCAATGGAGGAGGCCCCGCCGAGGAAGGCAAGCCTTCCCCGCTAACTGCCTCTCCAGGTCTTCAGGTAGACACAGCCTCTGTCCGCTGTGGTTTTAGCGCCAGTGACCTCTCGGACATTATTTTTACCCCTCTGCTCTCGATGGTAGCCGAGGGTAGCCGAGGGAGTGATGCAAAAGGCCAATGGAAGGTATTTTTAGGGCACTAAGACTCAAGATAGGAGATGGAGATTTTGGGGGGCCACCTTTTAATTGTTGGGTCTAGGGAAGGAGTAGGTTACTCCTTTCCAGCCAGGCTGCGCCACTTGGACCAGCTTCTGGGGACTGGAGACGAGAGAGGAACCAGCCTCCACCTGGCCTCCAGGCCCGCAACTCACAGAACTACCCGCTCCCCGCGCCGGGGCTTCTACCCTCCTAGGTCTTCTGTTGCCTGCTAATCCGGTGAGCCCTCGCCAGGGGCGGCAGTAACGCCCACGGGGCCCCTCACTAAGGGAGTGATGAGGTGCCTCTGGAAGTGACAAGGAGACAAGGAAACCGAGGGCCTGAGAAAGGACACTACTCCAAATCAGATTTATGCTAACAGAAGCCAGCTTTAAAATTACCCTGCTCTTTTTATCTAAACATATAGTTTGATCCAAAAAAAGTTACCTGTTGAAGGTATGCCTCTGTGCCTTGTTTACATGGCAGAAGAAATTCCGTTTTGTGTTCACAGCCGAAGCTTACTAGAAATAGTTGTTTCATTCACAGCTTTTACATTTTGAGAACAATGACATTAGAACTGAATATTGGGGATGGTGATCTTTTTTTATCTTTCCGCAATGTATAATCCATTCGGAGCTTATTTCGGATAAAGCAAAACAGTTTCTAAGGCTATTGCACTCATGATTTAAAGTCATGACTCCTTTGTGGGAAGGAGGACAAGAACTATGTTCCAAGGACTGCCGTTTGAATTAGTTGTGTTTAATTAATagactaaattaaaaattttgtttagtaGTTGATTGCAACATTGACATTTAAAAGTGGAGGTTtatatttttcctctcatttttgacTTTAATGTGCATTCAGAATCAGTACATATTAAACAATAGTTGACAACGTCTTAATTTGATATCTAATGAGATAACCCAAGTTTTCATATGTGAAGATAAATGAGACAAGTGAGAAATATAACACTATCATGGAAAACAGTTCCTaaatctgattatttttttcaGGCTTCATGCATAAAAATCTAGCAGATAAAGAATAACGTTGGATTGTGAAGCATTGCTGCAATTTGAAGAAATTAGGTAACCCAgggagtaaaatattttaaaccacttttaaaaaacatgtgtTCAAGATTGGGTTTATTGTCTAGGATTTTATTATAGCAAAATTTactatatgaatttttaaaatcataatcatGTTATTAGTATGAATACCATGATAAACATAGACTCTTCACATCTTACACTTTGTAAACTAAgtactttaaaattcttaaaaatcagttttataaaCCCCTGAAACAACATAAAATTCAGGAAGGATTGCTTTGGAAAACAACACAGTCCACTCAAGATGGAACTGGAACTGAGAAAGGATGAGTTGTTTTAGATGTTTCTTACCACAGGAAATGTTTTTCTGTGCTTATTGTAATAAATAATGCAGTTTTGTAGGtaattaaagtatattttatgatTCTCTTTGATGTTTAGATATGGATTTATTTTCATTGGTATGATGACATGTTTTCCTAAATATGAGATGTTGACCATCAAGTGAAATATTATCCTAAAACACATCTTAAAC harbors:
- the LOC122704390 gene encoding putative uncharacterized protein FRMD6-AS1 is translated as MAPSDTGLRSRVSLPPELSPAGWGRQFGLSFVLAIRNDGGEATGRGGGPSGGGLAITSSSPPVPHPPAHPPLRTPVFRRFYAQWRRPRRGRQAFPANCLSRSSGFMHKNLADKE